The Camelina sativa cultivar DH55 chromosome 18, Cs, whole genome shotgun sequence DNA window CTGATCTCATTGCACTGCACCAAACCGAAGACAAACAAGAATTACTTAAACTTGTCTTGACATTCATCACAACAACATTGATATTGAAAATTAGTCCCACTGATCTCTCTCCTTTCAGGACGCCCATATCTATATAATCACATAATCTAATAAATGTGTGAAACTATACAAATATGAAGCGCATACAATTAAAGGAGAAGCCAAAAACATCACATGACAAGGAGACAGGTGGTGAGGTTAAGCTTCTAGTAAAATAATGTTTGAGAACAGATTAATCTTGTCTAAAGTTCACAATGGCTGATTCCAAATCAGTAACTAAAACATTCCTCTTTGCTTATTACCTTACTCTTTGTTTTAATGATTCAGGACAACGGAACTAGATTTGAAACACTGAAATGGTAGTCAAATGTACAGGTAGACTCAAATTCTTTTTCCAAACTTAATCTAGGAACCATACCATACTAAACTTCTAGATCATCCACAGATCTTCTCGTCTACTCTACATGTTTGTGGGTCTAACCAAAACTATACAAATGATAgtcaaatgaacaaaaataCCTATATCCGTGGACTCCACATTGGAAACGCACAACACTAGAATCACAATTCAGCATTGGAATCCACTAAAAGTTCTAAAATTTTTGatcaataaacaatagttcatcGGTTAGAGCATCATGGTGTCAATGTATAACCACGGAtcgaaaaaaaagtttgataattagCATCCGGTTATCATCAAATTAAGGGTTCACAATCAAAATCAGCTCTATtcacataaaattaaaagagttaAGATTGAAACAAGTATGCTTCAGTAACTACTCGAATACTGAAATCAGCAGATTccgaaagaagagagaagatacCTTTTCTTCGAACTCAGCTTCTTCCATGGCGAGAAGCATCTCCTCGTTCTGCGGTTGAGGCCACTGTAAAGGAAGCAAATAAGACGCCGGTATTTCCTTCGTCGACGACGGGAACTGACTCATCAACGTCGGAAACTgtaacattttcttcttcttctccctttcttACTTTTCTcgtggaggaggaggacgacAAAATCAATCGCGGAAGCAGATATATCAAAACACTGCGTTTTTGTTACTGGGCTTTGATCCATGTTTAATATTGGATAATCGTAAAACAGTGAAAGTAATCTTTGTCTTATGCATTTTAGTTActgttttcttaaaaagttaaaagcaTTTACTCTAGTGCTATGTCTAGTGAGCCCTTTACTTTAGATATTGTAAGGAGAAGTGTTTCTTACGCGTAGGCCCATTGGGCCACAACCTACCTTCCCGCGCGTGACTTGCTCTTGAAAcctatatagaaaataaaaataaattcgaacaaaaaatatacagtCAACTATACAAGTGCACCTGATCTTCGATAggtaaaatacaaatatttgcTAACCTATAGTACTATAAAACATCGAAGATCTTGCGAAATACATATATCACATTCACTAGCTAGCTAATTTAACTTGGATGTCATTCACTGTCACTGTTGTTTATATACAGTACTCTCTAATCATAATTTCAAGAAGCCAGTTATAGATAAAATATTGACTATCAATCTTGCAAATAAATGTTGTGTGAATAGTTGTAAAGGCTGTACATTGCGTAAAAAAACTTAGGGTAAAACGAAAAAGCTATCacattgttattttaaaaaggcCAAACACACCTTTATAAAGGTTaactctttatatttttttttccccacaCCCATTTCCTGTGAGAAAGAAACCTCGCATGCGGGAATATAACAATACGGCTTTGCTTCTCGAAACAACGACACAAAACCTCTCTTTATATTACTTCCACAcacatatattgatatatatgtaCGTCTACTAGACTACTACAAGTCTTGAAGTCTCTGAGTTTGTGTATGTCTACATTACGATATATATAGCTTGATAGCGATATAGATTTAGAAAGCATATACATAATGTTCCTTGCTTCAGGTCTTTATCACCAGAAGCTTGTGTTCTTGATCGTGATTTACCTCACTGAGattgatgctgatgatgatgatggtggaaGGTATTGTTCTGGCTAATAAGTCACCTTGAAGCGCTCGATTCCACTGGCGATGAAGCTAAATGGGGGAATAAGCATTCCTGGTCCGATCCATTTCAATGgttattatatatcttattatattttaaaataactcgATAATGTTTCAAGTTTGTATTCGATGTTTTAATCACTTTTACGTATGTAAAATTCTCATAAAATGTATTGGTAGCTATAGCATTAAAAATTCCAAGTCAATCAAcgacttttattttaaaaggaatgcttttttttcgttcttttttAAGTGATTACTCGGAAATTTTCGTTACGTCCTAAGACCTAAACCCACGAATACGTTAGtgccttttttctttcttttagtaCTTTCGAAAATTTTCGTTACCTCCTAAACCCACGAATACGTAAAAGTGCTTCCAAACGAAAGCACGAAGACAAGCCATATTTTCTTGATGTTAAACATTTGAGACAATATGCGAATTTAAAAAACAACCATATAATAAAAACCAATTAATAAATCAACTACAAGTCTCATGTTAGTCATGTATAGAATAGATAGAGTAAGAGACCGCCGGAGAAACCTTAAATGTAATCTACATAATGACTCTGAATGGAGGAGTTATGTttgtgttaaaagaaaaatatggttGGTACTTGGTAGTTGTGTGTCATTAACTCCTAATTAATTATCAAGCCAATATAAATTAACTAggcgattctttttttttttttttttttttttttttttcttcaagtgTTTAAACCTCTTTGAAAAGtaaaacaagatttttaaaaacattccTTGTCAAATTGTCAATTGTTCTTACTTTCGTTTTGGATTCTTCCGGACACACTTGCTCAAACATTTCCACACTGTGAGACACGACCATAAAAAGCCCGCTTAATCGTCTTTCTTTGGTACCAAAAACAATGGCGGACAATCGAAGAAAGATAAGCTTACTCgtctcctttctcttctctgtttctttgtcatGTCTCTGTTTATCTCCGATTCCAGCATCAGCTCGTCGTCGGGAACTCAGGTTCGGTGCGAACGGCGAGTTCAAGATACTTCAGGTTGCTGATATGCACTTCGCAAACGGTGCCACAACCCCGTGTCTAGCAGTTCTTCCTAGCCAGAAAGCTCACTGTTCTGACCTTAACACCACCGTCTTCATGTCACGAGTCATCGCCGCCGAGAAGCCTGATCTCATCGTCTTCACCGgtaaaaaaatcccaaatttttaataaatccCTAATCTTTTTCCTGTCGATTACTCAATTCACTAATCTAAATTtatacttttagaaaaaaatctgaactttatggttttgttgCATAAACCctgattttgaatttaatgtttgATGATTACATTTATGGCAATTTATTATCTTTGTGGGGTTTTGGTTTCCTTTCAGGTGATAATATTTTTGGGTCTGATGCTAAAGATGCTGTGAAGTCtctaaacgctgcgtttgctcCTGCTATTGAGTCTAAGATCCCATGGGTTGCTGTTTTGGGAAACCATGATCAAGAATCTACCTTGTCAAGACAAGGACTCATGAATCACATTGTGAAGCTTCCAAACACTTGATCTCAAGTGAATCCTCCTGAAGCTGCTCATTATATTGATGGTTTTGGTAATTACAATCTCCAAGTCCATGGAGCTGCTGATTCCAATCTACAGAACAAGTCTGCTCTTAATCTTTATTTTCTCGATAGTGGAGATTACTCTAGTGTTCCTTACATGAAAAGTAAATATGATTGGGTCAAAACTTCTCAGCAGTTTTGGTTCGACCGCACTTCAAAACGTCTCCaggtatatataattatattaatgatgAGATGAAACaatcttgtttgttgatatTGACATTGTTGTTTTGACTTGTTATTGCAGAAAGAGTACAATGCTAAGCCTAATCCTCAACAAGGTAAAGCACCAGGACTAGCTTACTTCCACATTCCATTACCGGAGTTTTGGAGTTTCGATTCAAAGAACGCTACAAAAGGAGTGAGACAAGAAGCTACATACGCGGCTTCTACAAACTCTGGTTTCTTCACGACATTGGTAGCTAGAGGAGATGTGAAATCTGTGTTTGTGGGTCACGACCATGTCAACGACTTCTGCGGTGAACTAAAAGGGTTGAATCTATGCTATGGTGGTGGATTTGGGTATCATGCTTATGGTAAAGCTGGATGGGAGAGAAGAGCAAGAGTTGTGGTTGTTGATTTGAACAAGAAGAGGAAAGGCACTTGGGGAGATGTAAAATCAATTAGGACATGGAAGAGGCTTGATGACAAGCATCTCTCTGTTATTGACACTCAGGTTCTTTGGAACAGTTCTGCAAACGGTTTAGTTGCTCCTCGTTTATGAGTTTATTCATGTCATGTGGTTATGTTTTGATCTGTCTACTTTAAAAATGTTCCGTGTTTGGTTCTATAGATACggttaaaccaaataaataaaataaacagttTCTCATTGAGTTAGTTGAAGCTCGGTTTGATGTAATTGACCttcaaaaacatatacatatgaTGAATTTTGATTACAGCATTTGTAATCTACATACTAGTATAAATAAATTTCGGTAACATTTGATCAGCaacttttggttttgattcaattatctgattatgattatgattatgattaataTGCTTATCAGACATATTTaacttatgatatatatataagatgtgGGTTTTAGTAAACAAGTAGCCCGtatagctcagtggtagagcgtCAGTCTTGTAAACTGAAGGTCCGTAGTTCGATCCTGCGTGTGGgcacttttttggttttatttcccTCATgaaaaaacgacgtcgttatcATTGAAACGATGTCGTTTAAGCCAAAAGACCCAAAACTGAAAAACCCCTGACGTTGTCGTTCATCTTCATCCGTCGTCACTCTCTCTTGTTTGACGAGTTTTTGTGGTTTcttattagggttttttttgggaTCCGCAATGGCGAATCTAATGCATAGGTTCATCAAGAGCAAGTCCTGCTTCAATTCAATCCAGAGGCTTACTAGTACTCCTTCTCTCTTCACATACCAGAAGCCCTTCTTCATCAACAACATCGAGTCTGCTTTTGAGAAGCCCGATCCAGTTTCTCTTGTTAACCCAGTGATTACAGTCTCCCCGAATGAATTCGAGAACCAACCTATGCGGTTTTACCCTAGTTTCTCTATGGGGTTATGCTTGAATCCCAATAATAAGATCCAAGTTCTGGATCTAGCTGAAGCAACATCATTGGAGGAGGTCGAGGAGGAGAAAGAAGCGAAAGAGATTGTGATTTACGCTGATAGtgtgaaaaagaagaggaagaagaagatgaacaagcaCAAGTATAGGAAACTCAGGAAACAGCTTGGTCGCAAGTCGTAGAATTTgctgctccttttttttttatttggtgagAAATTTCACTCCTTTCGTTTCTTCTGAATATGTCTGGGATTCAAAGGatgaaccttttttttcttgaatttagaACAAAGAGTTTCTAAATTTCTTTTGAATAGCTTTGAGATTCCCATATTACAGATTACAACATTGCATTGTCATTAGTCGTctgtgttcttcttttgttttgccAACACatttctaataagaaaaacTGGGCATTTCGCATACATGTGTAGTGTGTTATGTCTTTATTATAACGTCAATTGTTTTGAGTTATTCTGGATTCACAATTTGCATTGTTATTGCTGAGATTTGGAGTAATGGAAGATGGCATTTTTTTAAGTGTCTTAAGTTTGTTTGTTAGTTGGATGTTCCAAGTTTGTGTCTTTTTCTGTAAGCTTTTAACTGGAATACTCTGACTCACATGGCAATCTTGTGGAATCTTAGGCGATTCATAGGGTGAAAAGTTCCATTGGGTCATCCAAGTATTGGTTTACCTTTCGTATTTTAGAAAGTCAATGTTTATATCGGTTGTTGCGTATGGGTCGTATCCTCAGATTGTTTGGTATTTGATCACTAGCTGATGACCAGTCTGATGGATCTTCGACTTCTTTACCAGCTTTATGTCTTGGAGTTAGATAGAGAGGATACCCATTTTCGTCTTTATTTGTGTAGCTAGAAATGGTTTGACATTTTCAAGACTCCCATATGCAGAGTTTGCAGACATAGTTAGCGAGTCATGGTAGTTTCTCTGTGTGGGCATTTAAAGACTTGCAATTGCAACTTGTAGTAGTTCACATCAGAAGAATGACACTAACCATTCCAAGTATGAAAGTTTATGTTTCTCTGCTTTCCCTGCGTCAATAGGGTTGTTGTTCCAACTCTGAAGTNtttttttttttttttttttttttttttttttttttttttttgacattctCGTTTGTTGGATATGGCTCATTTGCCAAGGCTGCAACCTTAGAGAATAATGGGTTATGACCTTGAACCTACTTATTGGCATTGTTCAAAGCCTTTGATTATCTGTTCTTTCTCGATGAACTGAGGATTTTCCTCTGATTACTGTTCCAAGATGATTGGTTATATTCTTAGTTCATCTTTTGATTCTCTATCtgatttttacctttttcttgttcttctctcttcttttagcTTGGGGTTTAGATGCGTGAATGGTTTAGGAATAACTTTAAATTTATAGGGTTAGATAGAATCATAGAAATATGACTTTAGAAACGTatccaaaattttaagtttCATGTGTTTTTAAACTCATGTTTAAGTTTTGTGTGTTCAGAGCGACAAACAAGAATGTCATCAGtgcaattaaaattataaatcagaCACTATTAACAAACTCAAATATCATacaatataaaactaatcataataatattttagccgtttccttttcttttttttgtatgttttagttttctctTTAGTTCATATACCTGGTTGAATATCTGCTCACTTGTATTTTATCATGATACGGAATCATTATTGTCGTCTAGTATGAAAACATCGGTGGCTGCCTCCACTACTCGAAAGCTTGACGGGTTGTCAATTTGTCACTCACATGGACATGGTACTTATTTCATGttgtttttctctttatatatgtaattaaaaaaaaaaacggatctTAGACTATGTTTCATGTATAATAGAGTTTCATCAATAAAATTTacacttgagaaaaaaaataaaaactaagttttaatttatgtaaaagagaatatattaaaatcttgattgatAGTATTTGTTTAAGAGTGCTAATAATTGAAAGTAAATTTAGTGATTGAAATTACCCTATTTTTTCCTAAtctctttctcaattttttttgttataacatggtttagggtttaaaaagAATGACAAGAATTTGATTGTGAATATGATACGAATATTTTCAAGTAAAATGCATTCATCTGGTAGTTAAGCAGTATGAGTAGAAATGTAAGACACGAAACCACAATGCGTGGTTCATCTGTTCCCCACGCGTCTTTCCTTTTTTACCAGTCGACGAAAGAATGATTAAAgaaatatctttgttttaaacTTATATACTTAAGCACATGTTAGTTTCTAATAATTTGCCTTGTTTCCTTTCGAATCCTCCTCAATTATGATCAACCTTTCCACTACACCAGTGACTACGACCGCTTGGTCAATTTTGATCTCctaaatttaatttctatttcttcCCCTCCAAATTCTCGTTTTGTGATCATGCAAAGTTGATACTATTGTGATTGATTAGACCGATCTAACTTGAATATCATTTAGATCTTTTAATGATTCATATGCAATCAGGTTTATGCATATAATTTAGCAGACCAATCAGCGACAAAAGAATGATGGTCTGTGATACATCATGATACATATTGTCAAAAATGAATTATACCAACCCAAACTTAACTTAAACTCAGAAATTATTCAGACTCGATAATCCTTTAAATCCCATGTGTACTGTTGTTAGCGCGTTTTAACCGGATTCAAcaattctgtatatatatattttttaccacaAATTCTCCAAAAACTAGTTATACTATGTTGTAACCTTTAACCAataacacatttatatataaatctgaCCAAACAAAGATCGGTTGAAAGGGTTACTCATCGACAAATTTAACCCAATCAACCGGTCCAAAAGacaaattacaaacaaacaaaacctcCAACTCTAATAATGGCTTCTAACAAACACTCATTCTAAATGCCATATATCTTACAATATTCATATTAACTTGTTCCGGATTCTaatgaaatcttcttcttcttctttaaataaCACTtcacttttgttcttctttgattGGGATAACGAAGACATGGCTTTCGCGGACGCAACTCTTCTCACCAGAACCTTCCACTTCGTCTCCTCAACCATTTTCTTGTCCTTTTCACCTCTTTTTTTAAATTGCCTATTCCAATcaccaaaatagaaaaaaaaaagttgacaacTATATCAGATTTTTATgctttcaaaaatatctttttacaaatatcttttgattaaaaaaaaaaaaatacaaatatcttTTAAcaatttcaacaaaacaaaatatttccaGCCGTCCGATATATCACGACTCATCATCTAATAAGTAGGCTACCACCACAAcacatataataattataattggCGCCgaaagttttaaaaaagaaaagaaaaaattcaagtGAGATTTACCATCAAAAAGTGAAAACTTTAATCATTAGAAACATTAAACATGTGGTTTTGATTAAGGATTCTAAAATGTCGGTAATTTTACCTGCAAAGAGGGACACGGCAAGATTCAGATTGGTCGTCGCAGACGGAAGAATGGAGTCTAAGGAGTTGAATCATTCTCTTGCAACGGACACAACCTTTGCCATCTACTCGTTTCTTGCATACTGCAAAGTGACGTATCAGAAGTTGGAGACCGTAACAAGTCGAGAAGGCACTGCACGGACCGGTTTTGACTTGAGATGTTGACTTGTTGTTGTCTAAGTTGCAAGATGGTCCGACCAGTGTGCAACCTTCGGTACATATATGTTCGATACATTCCATGGCTTCACTCAATTGCATATACAGATTCTGTTCTCGTCTGTGTCTCcgtcttcttttcttcctctGCAAGAAATTTACCCAAAACTATGATTAGAAGCTAATTCGGATCTAGTAATCAAAATATTGATTCGATTACGGATTTGTAATACTATCGAACCGTGAGGAGCAAACaataaaacagagttttttaaaaaacctagcaaagaaaaaaaaaagggggtgTTGTGATATGAGTAAAAATTACCGATTCAGCCTCGTCGATGAATTGGAGAATGTCGAGTTCAAGAAAAGGATCGTGTTCTTGAAGAAACTTCCAACCTTCGGTCTGTTCAACGGTCTTGAACTTGGACTGAATGAGACGCATGCACTTGAGAAAGAGGTCAGGTGCGTCGCAGAGCCGAGCCAGCTGGAGAACATCGACCACGTTTTCGGTGGTTACTGACTCACCCACGCCTTTAGTGCATCGCTGTTTTAACTGAGTCACCATGTACACGTGTGATAAAGCCAGTAGATGGATCCCATACGTTTCCATCTCCTTCTCGGTGAGACTACTAAACAAAGACAAGTCAGGGTGTTTTAGtcattttatgtatttttctaataattaaaagatCCCATTTGATCTTTTCAATTTTGGTTCTAGCTAGGTTGTTTCGTCTACCTATGTGTGTTGTGTTTCACAcgttttaaacaaaatcaatcgCAATCTGGACATCTGGTTGTGAGGTActactttttaaatttattaaacattcAATAAGTTGAAAGTTCGAACTTGGTAGAATAAAACGAACCTTGGTGAATAGAGGAATCTGACGAAAACTGAAACGGCGTCGCATGGAACACCTAGAATCTTGATAACTCTCTTCGATGATCCGCCGTGGATTTTCCTCGGCTTCTCCATGATGTTCGTTAGTACTGGTGACGCTGAAgcctgcattttttttttcagtttttaaaccaaaccaaagtttaacaaaccaaaccctaaaaaaaaaagtttgatcaTATGAAGAACTTAAAAAGTTTCATCggggaaaaagaaaacttacgAGGATACCGGAGTGTGCAGGAATACGACGACGACCAGAGGTGATGATCTCAACATCAGTTTCCACAAGATCGTGTGAAACCTTATCAGCGTTTAACGAAACGTCGCCGCCGTTTGTAGTAGCGGTTATAGCCATCGTTTTGcgtttgagagaaagagagagtaatggggtgttgtttttaaaaaaaaaaattgggtggAGGAGTTCTTAATTGAATGATGGAGAAGCATAGAGGCATGCTTCTCTGTGTTTTATAGACAGCTCAACGAAGCCTTTGGTCCTTTTTCTGATTACACGTGGCTTtctttatagataaaatatcttcttctttttttgtttggtttctgtttattttgtaCACACACTCGTTCTCGTGTATCTGATTCTctgtattttgttgttattctgaataaattggTTACAATATATATTAGTGAACTGTATTATCAAGAGTTTAAGGCTCTCAGATCTGTATTGTATGTACGTTAGATAAGTCTCGTGAGTCACGATAAATAATTTGCGGCTGTCTTTTAACTGTATCAATTTTATTATAAGTCATTATGATATATAAACCCCAGATTCAAATAATaggttatggttttgttttcccCATTTTAATGTCTTTTGATCATACAGATAATACCCATAATAATTAGCTTGGCTATTTTATGTTGTTAttgttacttaaaaaaaaaatatgtaccaaacagaaaatatataaaaaaattatgtaccaAACAGAAAATAGAAtagtgttgtaaaaaaaaactaatcattgtaaacaaacccaacaacaacaaaaaaagaagccCATGTGGACTTATGTCGTTTACGCTTATTAACTgactaataaaatatacaaatcacagattctatatataaaataaataaaaaaaatcttagccTTACAAAATTATCATTTGTGTCAGTCGGCAAAGTTTGAAAATgtacaatatttttaaacaaactttattttcttcaatcaGAACTAACATCATATCTGAAACTCTTGATATGTTACATTGATTTAACTATGGTTACATATGTATAAAGTGTTTTGTAATATATCTTGTTATAAAATTCACAAGCATTAATACGTCTCAAGCATTGTCAAATAGCCGCAGTACCTCCtaacaaatattttcttattcccAACCTGATTATACCAACAGGATCTAACCTATAGATCATTATGATCATTATATTAGTGTTTAATTAGACCTTTCGATACACCAGTATTGTCGACTCTATTATATTCCCAACATTACACCcatatactattattttcttactttcCACTAAAAAGTACATATAATGTTTGGGATGACAACAAAACAAGTATTACTTTTGGTACCATGTAGGATAGTTTGTCCCCATGAAGTCATGAATGTATATGTTTTTGATCCTACGTGGGCAAAAGTGATAAAACCGGTCAAAAAATATTTGCCTTGTAATGTTGAAAAAGTGTTGATATATGGTTATTTTATAGTTGAGAAAGGCCGGTTATTGAAAGTAAACCGACCTTTGCCTCTTCCCAAGAGCCACCTCCTTGTCTACGTGTCTGGTTGATCCTCATCCACTCTCAAGCCCTCTTGTCTGGCTACTTGTCATTCTCTGATTTATCCATTCATGCcactaaattttctttattctgGTCTATTAAATTGTCACAACATCAAAGAAGTTGGAAGAATTGTATATCGTGGGAGGAAATAAAGTGCATCGTGAATACGTTAGCAGATTTGGTGGTCTACGCCAATCATAACAGTCAAGCTTAGCCATTGAGATGATGACACGtgataaaaatggaaaatttataGACTTTTATGTTGCGCGTACGGcgtatctatattaattatctGACATGGACAAATATGAATCGAAACCAATTTAACGAATTATGACTTTAAACCATTAGGGCATGTGCAAGCGTGTATATGCTTTGTCCTTCATAATAAAAcgatttaatttaaatcgaaaTGAGACATTTTGCCAAGGAACGTTCCTTTAAAGAGGACATTTATTTCCCTGTCCTTCGTTACACGAGGCATGTTCTgagttgtttgtgttgtttgggTAGGGGATAGAAAAAAATCGAAGCATCGACTTCTCTTTTTTatctctgactctctctctcttgtttctaTCTCTCTCGACGGCGACTTGTTTTGCCGGCGAAAGCATCCGAATCGATCTGCGGTATCATCTAGAAGATTATCCGCCGGTATCAATTGAAAGGAGGTTAGTGTTCTACTCGTGTTCGATTTTAtggtttgttatattgtttCTGGGATTCAATATTGTttctcgatttagggttctCGATTTAGTCTCTGATTTGTTATTAGAGTTCGATTTAGGGTTATGGGTTTCGATTATTTATCCTGAATTTAATCTCTCGATTTAGGGTTCTGTGATTAGTTTAGGGTTTCGTCGATTTAGGGTTCTGCGATTAGTTTAGGGCTTCGTCTCTGGTTAGGGTTTCGATTATTTTTCCTCTGATTCGGTACGTCTGGTCTTTGATTGTTTAGTCTCTGGTTCGATTGTTCTCGATAATAGTTTTATCTTTGGGTTTACGCTGCAAAtgtctctgatttttgttttgatttagggttttggattatgttttgtttttcgataGTTGAGTGTCTCAGTTTTGGTTCGAATTAGGTTTTTAGATTATGTCTCTGGGGTTAGCTGGATGAGTGTATGAGTTTCTGGCTTTGTCTCTaagattgttgttattttgtttggatAATGTTGATTCTTTTATGTTAAACTGACTATACCTTGCATATTGTTTGCTGTTCATGAGTTTCCTCAGCGTCACTTGAAGATAGCAACACATCACGGGAAATCACAGAAGAAGCAGTTGACAATCATTGAGTCAGAggtaaatacttttttttgttaatgctTTGGTTCTTGAATAGTTGTTCTTTGTATTGGTCTCATTAATTGATTTggtaaacaaatttatatgataGGTTCTTGATCATAAATTGTTTTGGTTGGTGTAGAGTTGGTCTCATTCATTGCTTTGCTTGTAATAGTGATCTATTTAAAGAAATCTGTTAAAAGttatgagaatatatattattagtggTGATGATCTCTGCTTATTGTGATCTAACTTAATTGTGATCaaacttatatattaaaaccGTAAATATTTTGTCTTAAACCATCTCCTCTATCAATTTAATGGGATACTAGAATGCTTTGTAGTTGTGTATTGGTGTAGTTGTGTAAGTTGTGTATTGGTGTAGTTGTGTACGAGTATGGTTTGTAgttgtcataaattgtgattagacttaGGTTGTTGAAAGATATGTCATTATGAATGGTAACTTATTACTTGATACCTTTTCACATTTTAAACACCAAAACCGCCTTCaatctttctccatcttcttctatctctcttctttgttaAACCAACAACATTTCCGAATCCTCATCATCTAAAACTCTTCTGCTATGAGTTCTTACAATCCATTCTGTCAGTCCTCTAGTTATTTAGAGCTTCTCA harbors:
- the LOC104762452 gene encoding nucleolin-like; translated protein: MLQFPTLMSQFPSSTKEIPASYLLPLQWPQPQNEEMLLAMEEAEFEEKCNEIRKMSPALPVIGKPVVDNQQEEDDNEAEDDDADNAEESDGEEFEQETG
- the LOC104762454 gene encoding uncharacterized protein LOC104762454; this encodes MANLMHRFIKSKSCFNSIQRLTSTPSLFTYQKPFFINNIESAFEKPDPVSLVNPVITVSPNEFENQPMRFYPSFSMGLCLNPNNKIQVLDLAEATSLEEVEEEKEAKEIVIYADSVKKKRKKKMNKHKYRKLRKQLGRKS
- the LOC104762455 gene encoding BTB/POZ and TAZ domain-containing protein 1 isoform X1, with the protein product MAITATTNGGDVSLNADKVSHDLVETDVEIITSGRRRIPAHSGILASASPVLTNIMEKPRKIHGGSSKRVIKILGVPCDAVSVFVRFLYSPSSLTEKEMETYGIHLLALSHVYMVTQLKQRCTKGVGESVTTENVVDVLQLARLCDAPDLFLKCMRLIQSKFKTVEQTEGWKFLQEHDPFLELDILQFIDEAESRKKRRRRHRREQNLYMQLSEAMECIEHICTEGCTLVGPSCNLDNNKSTSQVKTGPCSAFSTCYGLQLLIRHFAVCKKRVDGKGCVRCKRMIQLLRLHSSVCDDQSESCRVPLCRQFKKRGEKDKKMVEETKWKVLVRRVASAKAMSSLSQSKKNKSEVLFKEEEEDFIRIRNKLI
- the LOC104762455 gene encoding BTB/POZ and TAZ domain-containing protein 1 isoform X2, whose product is MAITATTNGGDVSLNADKVSHDLVETDVEIITSGRRRIPAHSGILASASPVLTNIMEKPRKIHGGSSKRVIKILGVPCDAVSVFVRFLYSPSLTEKEMETYGIHLLALSHVYMVTQLKQRCTKGVGESVTTENVVDVLQLARLCDAPDLFLKCMRLIQSKFKTVEQTEGWKFLQEHDPFLELDILQFIDEAESRKKRRRRHRREQNLYMQLSEAMECIEHICTEGCTLVGPSCNLDNNKSTSQVKTGPCSAFSTCYGLQLLIRHFAVCKKRVDGKGCVRCKRMIQLLRLHSSVCDDQSESCRVPLCRQFKKRGEKDKKMVEETKWKVLVRRVASAKAMSSLSQSKKNKSEVLFKEEEEDFIRIRNKLI